From Pseudomonas sp. StFLB209, a single genomic window includes:
- a CDS encoding glutathione S-transferase N-terminal domain-containing protein, which produces MIIKALRVGLGQLIVFGDFITRPARKKRSPQAQASVEQAARELSLYQFHACPFCVKTRRTLHRLNVPVALHDAKNDQTARQALLNEGGRIKVPCLRIQEGEKVTWMYESKVIIDYLNQRFGAV; this is translated from the coding sequence GTGATCATCAAAGCCCTGCGGGTTGGTCTTGGCCAACTTATCGTCTTCGGCGACTTCATCACCCGCCCGGCCCGCAAGAAGCGCAGCCCGCAGGCCCAGGCCAGTGTCGAGCAGGCCGCCCGAGAGCTGAGCCTGTATCAGTTCCATGCCTGCCCGTTCTGCGTAAAAACCCGCCGCACCCTGCACCGTCTCAATGTGCCAGTGGCACTGCATGACGCAAAGAACGACCAGACCGCTCGCCAGGCTTTGCTCAACGAAGGTGGCCGGATCAAAGTGCCCTGCCTGCGCATTCAGGAAGGCGAAAAAGTGACCTGGATGTACGAATCCAAAGTCATCATCGACTATCTCAATCAGCGCTTCGGCGCAGTCTGA
- a CDS encoding glutathione S-transferase family protein, translated as MYKIHGDYNSGNCYKLKLMLSLLGQPYQWVPVDILKGETQTPEFLHKNPNGKIPVLEFEDGTCLWESNAILNFLADGSAYLPSDARLRTQVLQWQFFEQYSHEPSVAVARFIQFYLGLPAERAEEHRRKLKEGYRALAVMEQQLQRTPFLVAEQFSIADITLYAYTHVAHQGGFDLARYPAISSWLERVRAQPGYVGMLD; from the coding sequence ATGTACAAGATTCATGGCGATTACAACTCCGGCAATTGCTACAAACTCAAGCTGATGCTCAGCTTGCTGGGCCAGCCTTATCAGTGGGTGCCGGTGGATATCCTCAAGGGTGAAACACAGACTCCGGAGTTCCTGCACAAGAACCCCAACGGCAAGATTCCGGTACTGGAGTTCGAAGACGGCACCTGCCTGTGGGAGTCCAATGCGATTCTCAATTTCCTGGCCGATGGCAGCGCCTACCTGCCAAGCGATGCGCGTTTGCGCACCCAGGTGCTGCAATGGCAGTTTTTCGAGCAATACAGTCACGAGCCCAGTGTCGCGGTGGCGCGGTTTATCCAGTTTTATCTTGGCCTGCCTGCCGAGCGGGCTGAAGAGCATCGGCGCAAGCTCAAGGAAGGCTACCGTGCGCTCGCCGTGATGGAGCAACAACTGCAACGTACGCCGTTTCTGGTGGCTGAGCAGTTTTCTATTGCCGATATCACCCTCTACGCTTATACCCATGTCGCGCACCAGGGTGGTTTTGATCTGGCGCGGTATCCGGCCATTTCGAGCTGGCTCGAGCGGGTCCGGGCGCAACCTGGTTATGTCGGAATGCTGGACTGA
- the folE gene encoding GTP cyclohydrolase I FolE, whose translation MTLEQNYTDILGQLGEDVTREGLLDTPKRAAKAMQYLCRGYQQTLEEVTNDALFSSDASEMVMVKDIELYSLCEHHLLPFIGKAHVAYIPNGKVLGLSKVARIVDMYARRLQIQENLSRQIAEAIQQVTGALGVAVVIEAKHMCMMMRGVEKQNSAMITSVMLGEFRDNAATRSEFLSLIK comes from the coding sequence GTGACACTGGAACAGAATTACACCGACATCTTGGGTCAACTGGGTGAAGACGTCACCCGCGAAGGCCTGCTCGATACGCCAAAACGCGCTGCCAAGGCCATGCAGTACCTGTGCCGCGGCTATCAGCAGACCCTCGAAGAAGTCACCAACGATGCGCTGTTCAGCTCCGATGCCAGCGAGATGGTGATGGTCAAGGACATCGAGCTGTATTCGCTGTGCGAACATCACCTGCTGCCGTTCATTGGCAAGGCTCACGTGGCCTATATCCCCAACGGCAAGGTACTGGGCCTGTCCAAGGTCGCACGCATTGTCGACATGTATGCCCGCCGCCTGCAGATCCAGGAAAACCTCAGCCGCCAGATTGCCGAAGCCATCCAGCAGGTCACCGGCGCCCTGGGCGTTGCGGTGGTCATCGAAGCCAAGCACATGTGCATGATGATGCGCGGCGTCGAGAAGCAGAACTCGGCGATGATCACCTCGGTGATGCTCGGTGAATTCCGCGACAACGCCGCCACGCGCAGCGAGTTTCTCAGCCTGATCAAGTAA
- a CDS encoding Smr/MutS family protein — protein MQDDDFSLFKNEMRGVKRIEQAYADTGKAKADRRQLSRLRESATASHESIKVDGLSDQFVIDVGPEDVLHWARDGVQEGQMRKLKLGQISFEGSLDLHGMNVEVARETLWAFLAEATRLEIRCVRVTHGKAVRLDGKRPMIKSHVNTWLRQHPQVLGFCSCQARHGGAGAVYVMLRRTMLEGRDE, from the coding sequence ATGCAAGACGATGATTTTTCCCTGTTCAAGAACGAGATGCGTGGCGTCAAGCGTATCGAGCAGGCTTATGCCGACACCGGCAAGGCAAAGGCTGACCGCCGCCAGCTCAGTCGTTTGCGCGAGTCGGCCACCGCCAGCCACGAGTCGATCAAGGTCGATGGCCTGTCCGATCAGTTCGTTATTGATGTAGGCCCGGAGGACGTTCTGCACTGGGCCCGTGACGGGGTTCAGGAAGGGCAGATGCGCAAGCTGAAACTGGGCCAGATCAGTTTCGAAGGCAGCCTGGACCTGCATGGCATGAACGTGGAAGTCGCTCGCGAAACCCTCTGGGCGTTTCTTGCCGAAGCCACCAGGCTTGAAATCCGCTGCGTGCGTGTCACCCACGGCAAGGCGGTGCGCCTCGATGGCAAGCGGCCGATGATCAAAAGCCACGTCAACACCTGGCTGCGTCAGCACCCGCAGGTGCTGGGCTTTTGCTCATGCCAGGCACGGCATGGCGGAGCGGGCGCGGTCTATGTGATGTTACGGCGGACCATGCTTGAAGGGCGCGACGAGTAA
- a CDS encoding cysteine hydrolase family protein yields the protein MSSPKTMFQLSGRVHAQASLSNATLIIIDAQKEYLSGPLALSGVHEALTNIGLLVEKARAAKCPIVHIRHLGTVGGLFDPQGERGQLVPELLPLPGEHVVEKRLPNAFNGTGLHDLLQSLGRLDLIVCGFMSHSSISTTVRATKDYGYRCTLVDDACATRDLPTPDGVVSAHVVHRTEMAIMADNFATLALTKDLI from the coding sequence ATGTCTTCTCCCAAGACCATGTTTCAACTCAGCGGCCGGGTTCACGCCCAGGCCAGCCTGAGCAATGCCACGCTGATTATCATCGATGCCCAGAAAGAGTACCTCAGCGGCCCGCTGGCGCTGAGCGGCGTCCATGAGGCACTGACCAACATCGGCCTGCTGGTAGAAAAGGCACGTGCCGCCAAATGCCCGATCGTGCACATCCGCCATCTGGGTACTGTGGGCGGTCTGTTCGACCCGCAAGGCGAGCGTGGCCAACTGGTCCCGGAACTGCTGCCGCTGCCCGGTGAACACGTCGTCGAAAAACGCCTGCCCAATGCCTTCAATGGCACCGGCCTGCATGATCTGCTGCAAAGCCTGGGCCGCCTGGACCTGATCGTGTGCGGTTTCATGAGCCATTCGAGCATCAGTACAACCGTACGTGCCACCAAGGACTACGGCTATCGCTGCACGCTGGTCGACGATGCCTGTGCCACCCGCGACCTGCCGACCCCAGACGGCGTGGTCAGCGCGCATGTCGTGCACCGTACCGAAATGGCGATCATGGCGGACAACTTCGCCACCCTCGCACTGACCAAAGACCTGATTTGA
- a CDS encoding MFS transporter has protein sequence MTEHGGQLPYWRLSGFYLFYFALLGSSAPFLALYFHHLGFSSARIGELVAIPMLMRCIAPNLWGWLGDYSGQRLAIVRFGAVCTLLAFALIVFDKSYAWLAMVMAVHAFFWHAVLPQFEVITLAHLHDQPGRYSQVRVWGSVGFLLAVVAVGFLLEHFSLDLYPYLLLVILAGIVLASWQVPNARPVDEQSKVDGDGFFRQLTRPGVIAFYLSVALMQFSHGPYYTFLTLHLEYLGYGRGAIGLLWSLGVVAEVLIFMVMSRILQRFSVRQVLVVSFLLAALRWMILGQWAELPVVLLFAQLLHAATFGSFHAAAIDFVRRSFAGRQQGQGQALYAALSGTGGALGALYAGYSWNSLGPAWTFAIASLAALLASALILSGRRGRAV, from the coding sequence GTGACGGAGCATGGCGGGCAGCTGCCTTATTGGCGGCTGTCCGGCTTTTACCTGTTCTATTTCGCCCTGCTGGGCTCTTCGGCGCCGTTTCTGGCCCTGTATTTCCATCATTTAGGCTTCTCCAGTGCGCGTATCGGTGAACTGGTCGCCATTCCGATGCTGATGCGTTGCATCGCGCCGAACCTGTGGGGTTGGTTGGGCGATTACAGTGGCCAGCGGCTGGCGATCGTGCGCTTCGGCGCGGTCTGCACGCTGCTGGCGTTCGCCTTGATTGTGTTTGATAAAAGCTATGCGTGGCTGGCGATGGTCATGGCTGTGCATGCCTTTTTCTGGCACGCGGTATTACCCCAGTTCGAAGTCATTACCCTGGCGCATTTGCACGACCAGCCCGGCCGCTACAGTCAGGTGCGGGTCTGGGGCTCGGTCGGCTTCCTGCTGGCAGTGGTGGCGGTGGGCTTTTTACTCGAACACTTCAGCCTTGACCTGTATCCGTACCTGTTGCTGGTGATCCTGGCCGGTATTGTCCTGGCCAGTTGGCAGGTTCCCAACGCCCGGCCTGTCGATGAACAGAGCAAGGTCGATGGCGACGGTTTTTTTCGTCAGTTGACCCGCCCGGGCGTCATTGCGTTTTACCTCAGTGTCGCCTTGATGCAGTTCAGCCATGGTCCGTACTACACCTTTTTGACCCTGCACCTTGAGTACCTGGGCTATGGACGCGGTGCAATCGGTTTGCTGTGGTCGCTGGGGGTGGTGGCTGAAGTGCTGATTTTCATGGTCATGAGCCGCATCCTGCAGCGTTTTTCCGTGCGTCAGGTATTGGTGGTCAGTTTCCTGCTTGCTGCACTACGCTGGATGATCCTCGGCCAATGGGCTGAATTGCCTGTCGTGCTGCTGTTTGCCCAACTGCTGCATGCCGCCACTTTTGGTAGTTTTCATGCCGCTGCCATTGATTTCGTACGCCGCAGTTTTGCCGGACGCCAGCAAGGCCAGGGTCAGGCGCTGTACGCCGCGCTGTCCGGAACCGGCGGGGCGCTGGGCGCGCTGTATGCCGGCTATAGCTGGAACAGCCTGGGGCCGGCCTGGACGTTCGCGATCGCCAGTCTGGCGGCGCTGCTGGCAAGCGCATTGATACTGTCTGGCAGGCGAGGGCGGGCGGTATGA
- a CDS encoding helix-turn-helix transcriptional regulator: MDLLIRQMVSSISERDGLLAIENALQWLRQECRCERAMFYQFKGSLLLTFAASNLAPAEADFFRGERQLAEDPVIRCYRNQLGFLDWRDALRQYPASAEYLQMLQRSGLLPAQSYGYTSQCSATSGVISVCTLGAMQRSLNSDDKYLLSSLVPVLHMVGRGTRMRGHSLTERELEILRWAREGRTTAEIALIREVSESTVKYHLKTIYGKLGVANRAQAVGEALCRGLI; encoded by the coding sequence ATGGACTTACTGATACGACAGATGGTCAGCAGCATTTCCGAACGCGATGGTTTGTTGGCCATCGAAAACGCACTGCAGTGGCTCAGGCAAGAGTGCCGTTGCGAGCGGGCCATGTTCTACCAGTTCAAGGGCTCGCTGCTGCTGACGTTCGCGGCGTCCAATCTGGCGCCGGCCGAAGCCGACTTTTTCCGTGGCGAACGCCAGCTTGCAGAAGATCCGGTCATTCGTTGCTATCGCAACCAGTTGGGTTTTCTCGACTGGCGCGATGCGCTGCGCCAGTACCCGGCGTCTGCCGAGTACCTGCAGATGCTCCAGCGTTCGGGGCTGCTGCCGGCGCAGTCTTACGGGTATACCAGCCAGTGCAGCGCGACCTCCGGGGTGATTTCGGTCTGTACCCTGGGCGCTATGCAACGCAGCCTTAACAGTGACGACAAGTACCTGCTGAGCAGCCTGGTGCCGGTGCTGCACATGGTTGGGCGCGGAACCCGGATGCGTGGCCATAGTCTGACCGAGCGTGAGCTGGAAATTCTGCGCTGGGCACGAGAAGGCCGCACGACCGCAGAAATCGCCCTGATCCGCGAGGTCTCCGAGTCGACGGTGAAATATCACCTCAAGACCATCTACGGCAAGCTGGGAGTCGCCAACAGAGCGCAAGCGGTCGGCGAGGCGCTTTGCCGCGGCCTGATCTAG
- a CDS encoding aminotransferase-like domain-containing protein: MAFSERVSRLKGSLIREILAAAQRPEVMSFAGGLPAESMLPAVQWAEMPVGLGQYGMSEGEPALREALAAEARALGLDCQASQVLVVSGSQQTLDLAAKLYIDRGTEIVVEGPTYLAALQIFQLFGAACLSVPVEAEGPDLAALRQKLEQHAPAFAYLIPTFQNPSGVRYSEQRREAVAALLDEFGVTLIEDEPYRELTFDDGRARPIVARLRKSSWIYTGTVSKTLLPGLRVGYLIASPDLFPHLLRLKQAADLHTNRIGQWQALQWIGTQQYRDHLGVLRDFYRERRDAFDAALQTHFTDLAEWNTPQGGLFFWLTLKQPLDTRTLLDAALAQDVAFMPGEPFFADPQANPGYLRLNFSHIDPSRLDEGLRRLADVVRQALAKGLVK; the protein is encoded by the coding sequence ATGGCTTTTTCTGAAAGAGTTTCACGCCTCAAAGGTTCCTTGATTCGCGAGATCCTTGCCGCTGCCCAGCGTCCCGAGGTCATGTCGTTTGCCGGTGGTCTGCCTGCCGAGTCGATGCTGCCGGCCGTACAGTGGGCCGAGATGCCGGTAGGTCTGGGTCAATACGGCATGAGTGAGGGCGAGCCGGCGTTGCGCGAAGCGCTGGCGGCCGAAGCGCGGGCGTTGGGGCTTGACTGTCAGGCCAGCCAGGTACTGGTTGTCAGCGGCTCGCAGCAGACTCTGGATCTGGCCGCCAAGCTGTACATCGATCGAGGCACCGAGATTGTCGTTGAGGGCCCCACCTATCTGGCCGCCTTGCAGATCTTTCAGTTGTTCGGTGCTGCCTGCCTTAGCGTACCGGTAGAAGCCGAAGGGCCCGACCTGGCAGCGTTGCGCCAGAAGCTCGAACAGCATGCACCCGCGTTCGCCTACCTGATTCCGACGTTTCAGAATCCGTCCGGCGTGCGTTACAGCGAACAGCGTCGCGAGGCGGTAGCGGCGTTACTCGATGAGTTCGGTGTGACCCTGATCGAGGATGAACCCTATCGTGAACTGACCTTCGATGATGGCCGTGCCCGGCCCATCGTGGCGCGCTTGCGCAAGTCGAGCTGGATCTACACCGGTACTGTGTCCAAGACTCTGTTGCCCGGCCTGCGGGTCGGCTACCTGATTGCCAGTCCTGATCTGTTCCCGCACCTGCTGCGCTTGAAGCAGGCGGCCGATCTGCACACCAACCGCATTGGTCAGTGGCAGGCGCTGCAATGGATCGGCACCCAGCAATATCGCGATCATCTGGGTGTTTTGCGCGATTTTTACCGCGAGCGCCGTGATGCCTTTGACGCCGCCCTGCAGACCCATTTCACTGATCTGGCTGAGTGGAACACACCGCAAGGCGGGCTGTTCTTCTGGCTCACCCTGAAGCAGCCGCTGGACACTCGCACCTTGCTGGATGCGGCGTTGGCCCAGGATGTAGCTTTCATGCCGGGTGAGCCGTTTTTTGCCGACCCGCAGGCGAACCCTGGATACCTGCGATTGAATTTCAGCCATATTGACCCGTCACGTCTGGACGAGGGGCTACGGCGTCTGGCTGACGTGGTGCGTCAAGCTCTGGCCAAGGGGCTGGTCAAGTAA
- a CDS encoding alpha/beta hydrolase — protein MHPKRTTIQALSAWLLLAVALLSTAAQAATPSVMQRPISVQTGNGTLYGTLMLPRASRPVPVVLLIAGSGPTDRNGNNPEGGRNDSLKQLAITLARHNIASVRYDKRGVAASKPATPDERNLSVERYVADVVAWSRLLKADSRLGPLILLGHSEGALMASLAAGPAGASAVITIGGTGRPVDRVLREQLNDRLPPELAQRSQQLLDSLKAGRTDAQVPAELMVVFRPSVQPYLISLLRQDPAAAFARIKVPALIVQGRNDIQVGVEDAQRLQQAKPDAQLVLIDGMNHVLRIVPDDLQQQLQSYRNPDLPLASELTRQILQFIENLQP, from the coding sequence ATGCACCCGAAACGAACCACGATTCAAGCCCTGTCAGCATGGCTATTGCTGGCTGTGGCGCTGCTCAGCACCGCAGCCCAAGCCGCGACACCCAGTGTTATGCAGCGCCCGATCAGTGTGCAGACCGGCAACGGCACGCTGTATGGCACCCTGATGCTGCCGCGCGCCAGCCGCCCGGTGCCAGTTGTGCTATTGATTGCCGGCTCCGGCCCCACCGATCGTAACGGCAACAACCCCGAAGGCGGACGTAACGACAGCCTCAAGCAACTGGCAATCACCCTGGCCAGACACAACATTGCCAGTGTCCGTTACGATAAACGCGGTGTGGCCGCCAGCAAGCCTGCCACCCCTGATGAGCGCAATCTGAGCGTTGAGCGTTACGTCGCCGATGTGGTGGCCTGGAGTCGACTGCTCAAGGCCGATTCGCGGCTCGGCCCGCTGATACTGCTCGGCCATAGCGAGGGCGCACTCATGGCTTCGCTGGCCGCGGGACCGGCCGGCGCCAGCGCGGTGATTACCATCGGCGGCACGGGCCGGCCGGTGGATCGGGTCCTGCGCGAGCAACTCAATGATCGACTGCCACCGGAGCTGGCGCAGCGCAGCCAACAGTTACTCGACAGCCTCAAGGCCGGCCGCACCGACGCGCAAGTGCCGGCCGAACTGATGGTGGTGTTTAGGCCCAGCGTCCAGCCGTATCTGATCTCGCTGTTACGCCAAGACCCGGCTGCGGCCTTCGCCCGGATCAAGGTCCCGGCGCTGATCGTGCAGGGACGCAACGATATTCAGGTCGGGGTCGAAGACGCGCAACGCCTGCAGCAAGCCAAGCCGGATGCGCAACTGGTGTTGATCGACGGCATGAACCATGTGCTGCGCATCGTACCTGACGATCTGCAGCAACAACTGCAGTCGTATCGCAACCCCGATTTGCCGCTGGCCAGCGAGTTGACCAGGCAGATCCTGCAGTTCATCGAAAATCTGCAGCCTTGA
- the prmB gene encoding 50S ribosomal protein L3 N(5)-glutamine methyltransferase, with amino-acid sequence MITSRLRTIRDHIRWAVSRFHEEDVFFGHGTDNAWDEARQLVLGALSLPWEIADSYLDCRLEIDEISELQRLIRRRIDERVPTPYLLGEAWFCGMSFIVDDRVLIPRSPIAELIEDGFQPWLAQEPARILDLCTGSGCIGIACADVFQDAEVVLADLSYAALEVANQNIERHGVDSRVYTVQGDGFDGLPGQRFDLIVSNPPYVDAEDFADMPDEFQHEPELALACGSDGLNLVRRMLAEAADHLTEKGLLIVEVGNSQVHVQALYPEVDFAWLDFKRGGHGVFMLSAEQCREHRALFESRL; translated from the coding sequence ATGATCACTTCCCGTTTGCGCACCATACGCGATCATATCCGCTGGGCCGTCAGCCGCTTTCACGAGGAAGACGTATTTTTCGGGCACGGCACCGACAATGCCTGGGACGAAGCACGGCAACTGGTGCTTGGTGCCCTGAGCCTGCCTTGGGAAATTGCCGACAGCTATCTGGATTGCCGCCTGGAAATCGACGAGATTTCCGAACTGCAGCGGCTTATTCGCCGCCGTATCGATGAGCGTGTGCCAACCCCTTATCTGTTGGGGGAGGCGTGGTTCTGCGGCATGTCGTTCATTGTCGATGACCGTGTGTTGATCCCGCGTTCTCCGATTGCCGAACTCATTGAGGACGGTTTTCAACCCTGGCTGGCCCAGGAGCCAGCGCGGATTCTGGACCTGTGCACCGGCTCGGGCTGTATCGGTATTGCCTGTGCCGACGTGTTCCAGGATGCAGAGGTGGTACTGGCCGATCTGTCCTATGCCGCACTGGAAGTGGCTAATCAGAATATCGAGCGCCATGGTGTGGATTCGCGGGTCTACACCGTGCAGGGCGATGGCTTCGATGGCCTGCCAGGGCAGCGCTTCGACCTGATCGTGTCCAATCCGCCGTATGTCGATGCCGAAGATTTCGCTGACATGCCGGATGAGTTCCAGCATGAGCCTGAACTGGCCCTGGCCTGCGGCAGCGATGGCTTGAACCTGGTGCGCCGCATGCTCGCCGAGGCGGCTGACCATTTGACCGAGAAAGGCTTGCTGATCGTTGAGGTAGGCAACAGCCAGGTGCATGTCCAGGCGCTGTATCCAGAGGTCGATTTCGCCTGGCTGGACTTCAAGCGCGGTGGTCACGGGGTGTTCATGCTCTCGGCCGAGCAGTGCCGCGAGCATCGCGCGCTGTTCGAGTCGCGTCTGTAA
- the aroC gene encoding chorismate synthase, with translation MSGNTFGKLFTVTTAGESHGPALVAIVDGCPPGVELSLDDLQRDLDRRKPGTSRHTTQRQEDDQVEILSGVFEGKTTGTSIGLLIRNTDQKSKDYSAIKDLFRPAHADYTYHHKYGVRDYRGGGRSSARETAMRVAAGAIAKKYLASQGITVRGYMSQLGPIPIEFKTWDSVEQNAFFSPDPDKVAELEAYMDQLRRDQDSVGAKITVVAEGVMPGLGEPIFDRLDAELAHALMSINAVKGVEIGAGFACVAQRGSEHRDELTPDGFLSNQAGGILGGISSGQPIVAHLALKPTSSITTPGRSIDVDGNSLEMITKGRHDPCVGIRATPIAEAMMAIVLLDHLLRHRGQNADVQVTTPVLGQL, from the coding sequence ATGTCCGGCAACACTTTCGGCAAGCTTTTCACTGTAACCACTGCCGGCGAAAGCCATGGCCCGGCGCTGGTCGCTATCGTCGATGGCTGCCCGCCTGGCGTTGAGTTGTCGCTCGATGATCTACAGCGCGACCTGGACCGGCGCAAGCCCGGCACCAGTCGGCACACCACCCAGCGCCAGGAAGACGACCAGGTCGAGATTCTCTCCGGCGTCTTCGAGGGCAAGACCACCGGTACCTCGATCGGTCTGCTGATTCGCAACACCGACCAGAAGTCCAAAGACTACTCGGCAATCAAGGACCTGTTCCGCCCGGCGCATGCTGACTACACCTATCACCACAAGTACGGGGTCCGCGATTACCGTGGCGGTGGCCGCAGCTCTGCGCGGGAAACCGCTATGCGCGTAGCGGCCGGTGCGATCGCCAAGAAGTACCTGGCCAGCCAGGGTATTACCGTACGCGGCTACATGAGCCAGTTGGGGCCGATCCCGATCGAGTTCAAAACCTGGGACAGCGTCGAGCAGAACGCCTTCTTCTCACCTGACCCGGACAAGGTTGCTGAGCTGGAAGCCTATATGGACCAGTTGCGCCGTGACCAGGACTCGGTCGGGGCGAAGATCACCGTGGTGGCCGAAGGTGTGATGCCGGGGCTTGGCGAGCCGATTTTCGACCGCCTGGACGCCGAACTGGCCCACGCGCTGATGAGCATCAACGCCGTCAAGGGCGTCGAAATCGGCGCCGGGTTCGCCTGTGTGGCTCAGCGTGGCAGCGAGCACCGCGACGAACTGACACCGGACGGATTCCTGTCCAACCAGGCGGGCGGCATTCTCGGCGGTATCTCTTCGGGCCAGCCCATCGTGGCTCATCTGGCGCTCAAACCGACCTCCAGTATCACCACGCCGGGCCGTTCCATTGACGTCGATGGCAATTCACTGGAGATGATCACCAAGGGCCGTCATGACCCCTGCGTCGGCATCCGTGCCACGCCGATTGCTGAAGCCATGATGGCCATCGTGCTGCTTGACCACCTGCTGCGCCATCGTGGGCAGAACGCCGATGTGCAAGTGACTACACCGGTGCTGGGCCAGCTGTGA
- a CDS encoding YkgJ family cysteine cluster protein — MSDDGLRYNCTACGKCCRGKYVPLTVDEAQAWAARGDNVVLMTETISDSLWSGRPGEYQHQTLRAFAASFGDQDAEVITLLVADIVAGCPNLGADNLCTIYEQRPLVCRIYPLEINPTILPSPVGKDCPPEAWGTGKIIWREGKYTDPQAVELIERSRQQDRQDAERKKRLCEALGIHKAGWKNDGILAWHITPEQLLEALSSLDEPNLPSEQPWAVVSNSANLKAHLLAAGLNVTEHINSDAVFHSMH; from the coding sequence ATGTCAGATGATGGCTTGAGGTACAACTGCACGGCCTGTGGCAAATGCTGCCGTGGCAAATACGTGCCACTGACGGTCGATGAGGCGCAGGCCTGGGCAGCGCGCGGCGACAATGTGGTACTCATGACCGAAACCATCAGCGACTCGCTGTGGTCAGGAAGGCCAGGAGAGTACCAGCACCAGACCTTGCGCGCGTTTGCGGCCAGCTTTGGAGATCAGGACGCAGAGGTCATCACCCTGCTGGTAGCCGATATCGTTGCCGGCTGCCCCAATCTGGGCGCCGACAACCTGTGTACCATTTATGAACAGCGCCCATTGGTGTGCCGCATCTATCCGCTGGAGATCAACCCGACCATTCTGCCCTCGCCTGTCGGCAAGGACTGCCCGCCCGAAGCATGGGGCACCGGTAAAATCATCTGGCGCGAGGGCAAGTACACCGACCCTCAAGCGGTCGAGCTGATCGAGCGCTCCCGCCAGCAGGATCGACAGGACGCTGAGCGCAAAAAGCGTCTATGCGAAGCGCTGGGCATTCATAAGGCAGGATGGAAAAACGACGGCATACTGGCCTGGCACATTACCCCAGAACAACTGCTAGAGGCCCTGAGCAGCCTGGACGAGCCAAACCTGCCAAGCGAGCAACCCTGGGCAGTGGTCAGTAACTCAGCCAACCTCAAAGCGCATTTGCTGGCTGCCGGGCTCAATGTCACCGAGCACATCAACTCGGACGCGGTGTTTCATTCAATGCACTGA
- a CDS encoding acireductone dioxygenase: MSSLFVYHVSSPEVPLKVLNHLEDIAPTLAEQGITFERWPVSAAVAAGGSSEQVLASCQASLEQLARQRQVSVQQVISLDRPAEAGVGLLSEEHHHAGDEVRWFVAGRGLLYLRKEEYVYAVLCEKHDLISLPAGTAQWFDVGEHPYLVAIRLSASADELRAVVSGDGLASRFPRLDD, encoded by the coding sequence ATGAGCAGTCTGTTCGTCTATCACGTTTCCAGCCCCGAAGTCCCTTTGAAAGTGCTCAACCACCTGGAGGACATTGCACCGACGCTGGCCGAACAGGGCATCACCTTCGAGCGCTGGCCGGTCTCGGCTGCGGTGGCGGCGGGCGGTTCCAGCGAACAGGTGCTTGCCAGTTGCCAGGCGTCGCTTGAGCAACTTGCCCGGCAGCGCCAGGTCAGCGTGCAGCAGGTCATCAGCCTTGACCGGCCTGCAGAGGCGGGCGTTGGACTGCTGAGTGAGGAGCATCATCATGCGGGCGATGAAGTGCGCTGGTTCGTGGCCGGTCGCGGACTGCTTTATCTGCGCAAGGAAGAGTATGTCTACGCCGTGCTGTGTGAAAAGCACGACCTGATCAGCCTGCCCGCCGGGACGGCGCAGTGGTTCGATGTTGGTGAGCATCCTTATCTGGTGGCCATTCGTCTGTCTGCCAGCGCAGATGAGCTGCGTGCGGTTGTCAGCGGTGACGGGCTGGCCAGTCGCTTTCCACGCCTGGATGATTGA
- a CDS encoding lysozyme inhibitor LprI family protein, which yields MLDVIRTAAVIVLLTFAVQARADDCDDNQAAMNRCAAVELARLDRQLNETFKNQLAWLQDARKKLELRSAQRQWIAFRDADCLYQVGQLADAGTLGPMLQARCLAAHTEARVRQLQAYTACRQQGCPR from the coding sequence ATGCTCGACGTAATCCGGACCGCGGCGGTCATTGTTTTGCTGACGTTTGCTGTTCAGGCACGGGCCGACGACTGCGACGACAACCAGGCGGCGATGAATCGCTGTGCGGCGGTTGAGCTGGCAAGGCTTGACCGGCAACTGAACGAGACGTTCAAGAACCAGCTGGCCTGGTTGCAGGACGCCCGGAAAAAGCTCGAATTGCGCAGTGCACAGCGGCAGTGGATCGCCTTTCGTGATGCTGACTGTCTGTATCAGGTGGGCCAGTTGGCGGATGCCGGGACCCTTGGGCCGATGCTGCAAGCCCGTTGCCTGGCCGCGCATACCGAGGCAAGAGTCAGGCAGTTGCAGGCCTATACGGCCTGTCGCCAGCAGGGGTGCCCGCGTTGA